Proteins found in one Subtercola endophyticus genomic segment:
- a CDS encoding glycoside hydrolase family 13 protein produces the protein MTTEYTPEPSAEQGQLAETLTFAGIDAETRVATETAGTEWWRSAVIYQIYPRSFADSDGDGLGDLAGITSRLDALQQLGVDAIWLSPFFTSPQHDAGYDVADYCDVDPRFGTLADFDFLLAKSHALGIRVIVDLVPNHTSWDHVWFKQAKAAKPGSIERNRYIFRDGTGPNGDTPPNNWESVFGGPAWTRLTNDDGTPGQWYLHLFDSSQPDLNWQNEWVREQFRDILRFWLDRGADGFRVDVAHGLVKEEGLPDYTPPADSGSMGGGVSIADAISETADAPTPPYWAQDGVHEIYRDWNNVLSEYEGDRVLCAEAWVEPLHKLARWVRDDEMHQAFNFTYLEAKWSAPELRLVIDGSIAAFSSVGAPSTWVLSNHDVVRHATRLSLGPGHLQGDGIGPKSTGLPDPVDGLRRARAATAVMLALPGSAYIYQGEELGLPESIDLPDEARQDPTWFRTKGERYGRDGCRVPIPWEAGAPSYGFGPSAATWLPQPADWDPYARDQQDGVSGSTLELYKLALALRAESNLGFGTLTWLDHLGFGPEVIAFTNGDITVIANTGPMPVEIPVEEFGELLLASGPVDEAVVPTDTTVWLRAR, from the coding sequence ATGACTACCGAGTACACGCCCGAGCCCTCAGCCGAGCAAGGCCAGCTGGCTGAAACCCTCACGTTCGCCGGAATCGACGCCGAAACCCGGGTGGCGACAGAGACCGCGGGCACCGAATGGTGGCGCTCGGCCGTCATCTACCAGATCTACCCGCGTTCGTTCGCCGACTCCGACGGCGACGGCCTCGGCGACCTTGCGGGCATCACCAGCCGACTGGATGCCCTGCAGCAGCTCGGCGTCGACGCGATCTGGCTCAGCCCGTTCTTCACGTCGCCCCAGCACGACGCGGGATACGACGTGGCCGACTACTGCGACGTCGATCCCCGGTTCGGCACGTTGGCCGACTTCGACTTCTTGCTGGCCAAGAGTCACGCCCTGGGCATCCGGGTCATCGTCGACCTCGTGCCGAACCACACCTCGTGGGATCACGTGTGGTTCAAACAGGCCAAAGCAGCGAAACCAGGCAGCATCGAACGCAACCGGTACATCTTTCGCGACGGCACGGGCCCGAACGGCGACACTCCCCCGAACAACTGGGAATCCGTTTTCGGCGGCCCGGCGTGGACCCGCCTCACCAACGACGACGGCACCCCGGGTCAGTGGTACCTGCACCTGTTCGACTCGAGCCAGCCCGACCTCAACTGGCAGAACGAGTGGGTGCGCGAGCAGTTCCGCGACATTCTGCGGTTCTGGCTCGACCGCGGCGCCGACGGGTTCCGCGTCGACGTTGCCCACGGGCTCGTCAAAGAAGAGGGCTTGCCCGACTACACCCCGCCGGCAGACTCCGGCAGCATGGGCGGCGGCGTGAGCATCGCCGACGCCATCTCCGAGACAGCGGATGCCCCGACCCCGCCCTATTGGGCCCAAGACGGCGTGCACGAGATCTACCGCGACTGGAACAATGTGCTGAGCGAGTACGAGGGCGACCGCGTGCTCTGCGCCGAGGCGTGGGTGGAACCGCTGCACAAGCTCGCCCGCTGGGTACGCGACGACGAGATGCACCAGGCCTTCAACTTCACCTACCTCGAAGCCAAGTGGTCGGCTCCCGAGCTTCGCCTGGTGATCGACGGCTCCATCGCCGCCTTCTCAAGCGTCGGCGCCCCGAGCACCTGGGTGCTCTCGAACCACGACGTCGTGCGGCACGCCACGCGCCTCTCGCTTGGCCCCGGGCATCTGCAGGGCGACGGCATCGGCCCGAAGTCGACCGGCCTGCCGGATCCGGTGGATGGCCTCCGCCGAGCCCGCGCGGCCACTGCCGTGATGCTCGCCCTGCCCGGCAGCGCGTACATCTACCAGGGTGAAGAGCTCGGCCTGCCCGAGTCGATCGACCTGCCCGACGAGGCCCGCCAAGACCCCACCTGGTTCCGCACGAAGGGCGAGCGCTACGGGCGCGACGGATGCCGCGTGCCCATCCCCTGGGAGGCCGGAGCTCCCAGCTACGGCTTCGGCCCCAGCGCCGCGACGTGGCTGCCGCAGCCGGCCGACTGGGATCCCTACGCGCGCGACCAGCAAGACGGCGTCTCCGGCTCGACCCTCGAGCTGTACAAGCTGGCGCTGGCGCTGCGTGCGGAGTCCAACCTCGGCTTCGGCACGCTGACCTGGCTCGACCACCTCGGCTTCGGCCCGGAGGTGATCGCGTTCACCAACGGCGACATCACCGTCATCGCGAACACCGGCCCCATGCCCGTCGAGATTCCCGTCGAGGAATTCGGCGAGCTGCTGCTGGCCAGCGGCCCCGTCGACGAGGCCGTCGTGCCCACCGACACCACCGTCTGGCTGCGCGCCCGCTAG
- a CDS encoding inositol monophosphatase family protein, with the protein MLELARRIAVEAAELAARRRAAGVEVAASKSSPEDVVTFADREVELFIRSSLADARPNDGFFGEESTDSASAGTSGLTWVVDPIDGTVNYLYGIPAYNISIAVVEGDANPQTWRALAGCVVNPVLGEVFTATDARGAFLGQQQLHVNPLLDLSQALVGTGFSYSSDIRVKQGLVLAGLIGQVRDIRRIGAAALDLCNVAAGRLDAYYERGLSPWDHAAGALIAREAGALVKGFGDLRADRPVTLAANPRLLAILEPLLFDLFTSAGLETD; encoded by the coding sequence CTGCTCGAGCTCGCCCGGCGTATCGCCGTCGAGGCCGCCGAGCTGGCCGCCCGGCGACGCGCGGCGGGCGTCGAAGTCGCAGCGAGCAAGTCGTCACCCGAAGACGTGGTGACGTTCGCCGACCGCGAGGTCGAGCTGTTCATCCGCAGCTCGCTGGCCGATGCGCGCCCCAACGACGGATTTTTCGGCGAAGAGTCCACCGATTCCGCTTCGGCCGGCACCTCGGGCCTCACCTGGGTGGTCGACCCCATCGACGGAACCGTGAACTACCTCTACGGAATCCCCGCCTACAACATCAGCATCGCCGTGGTCGAGGGCGACGCGAACCCGCAGACCTGGCGCGCGCTCGCCGGCTGCGTCGTGAATCCGGTTCTGGGCGAGGTGTTCACGGCGACGGATGCTCGTGGAGCCTTTCTCGGCCAGCAACAGCTGCACGTGAATCCGTTGCTCGACCTTTCGCAGGCCCTCGTCGGCACCGGGTTCTCTTATTCGTCTGACATTCGCGTGAAGCAGGGTCTCGTACTCGCAGGATTGATCGGCCAGGTGCGCGACATCCGCCGTATCGGCGCAGCCGCCCTCGACCTCTGCAACGTGGCGGCCGGGCGGCTCGACGCCTACTACGAGCGGGGCCTCAGCCCCTGGGATCACGCCGCCGGCGCCCTCATCGCCCGCGAGGCCGGAGCCCTCGTGAAGGGTTTCGGCGACCTGCGCGCCGACCGCCCCGTCACGCTGGCGGCGAACCCGCGCCTGCTCGCGATTCTCGAGCCCCTGCTCTTCGACCTCTTCACTTCCGCCGGCCTCGAAACGGACTAG
- a CDS encoding alpha/beta fold hydrolase, with protein MEYTTASFVSPSDSLEITTHTWQSAVSPARGVVQIAHGVAEHSLRYDRLAQALSAAGYIVYASDHRGHGGSVDGHVALGSFGAAGWPALVNDLVVFSENIRSEHPELPLFLVAHSMGSFAAQEVILDHSELYRGVVLSGSTALDLLAQGLAAAGTGPVELTAFNAAFENRTGYEWLTRDEAEVDLYVADPLSGFDLADDTVPQLFTAAVRLADPEALAGVRSELPILVISGQDDPLSGEGALVGALAQRYTAAGVSDVQLKVYPGARHEIFNEINRDEITAHVIEWLNAHV; from the coding sequence ATGGAATACACAACAGCGTCGTTTGTCTCTCCCTCCGATTCGCTCGAGATCACCACCCACACCTGGCAGAGCGCCGTCTCGCCGGCTCGCGGAGTCGTGCAGATCGCCCACGGGGTCGCGGAGCATTCTCTGCGGTACGACCGACTGGCTCAGGCGCTGAGCGCCGCCGGCTACATTGTCTACGCGAGCGATCACCGCGGTCACGGCGGCTCGGTCGACGGACACGTCGCCCTCGGCAGTTTCGGGGCTGCGGGGTGGCCGGCGCTGGTGAACGATCTTGTCGTGTTCAGCGAGAACATCCGCTCCGAGCATCCGGAACTGCCGCTCTTTCTCGTGGCGCATTCGATGGGCTCGTTCGCAGCACAAGAGGTGATTCTCGACCATTCGGAGCTGTATCGGGGCGTCGTGCTGTCGGGTTCGACCGCGCTCGACCTGCTCGCGCAGGGGCTCGCCGCCGCCGGAACTGGGCCCGTCGAGTTGACCGCATTCAACGCGGCCTTCGAGAATCGCACCGGATACGAGTGGCTGACGAGAGATGAGGCTGAGGTCGACCTCTACGTCGCCGACCCCCTCAGCGGGTTCGATCTCGCCGATGACACGGTGCCGCAGTTGTTCACGGCAGCGGTGCGGCTGGCCGACCCCGAGGCGCTCGCCGGCGTGCGTTCCGAGCTGCCGATTCTGGTGATCTCGGGCCAAGACGATCCGCTGTCGGGTGAAGGTGCGCTGGTGGGTGCGCTCGCACAGCGGTACACCGCTGCTGGCGTGTCGGATGTGCAGCTGAAGGTGTATCCGGGAGCGCGGCACGAGATCTTCAACGAGATCAACCGCGACGAGATCACCGCGCACGTGATCGAGTGGTTGAACGCGCACGTGTGA